The Aricia agestis chromosome 3, ilAriAges1.1, whole genome shotgun sequence genome includes the window ATTTTCTTATAAGTGCTAGCATCACCGTCAGCAATAAGCGTCGAGTATATCAAATTCCGTTTTGCAACTGAAGTTTTAAAACCTTCGACTATGCTGGCCTGTTCCATGCTGGATGAAGATCCTGCATGGTTTCTAGTGCATTCATGACTCGGTGGTGGTTGACTTTTTGTAAGAGATCGAGCGCAAATTATGCAGTATTTGTTTTTTACTTGCATATGTAACACTTTCCCAGTTTTTAGTCCAATTATTGCGCCTGCTCCTGATGCTGCAGAATAATTGATTCTGTAAGACCGTTTGGACCAACATGCATCTGCTATAACCGTTATTGAAGGAATGTCATCAATGACGTCTCCGCTTTCAATGGCTAGAGCAGATTCTTCTTTAGCCGCTTCTTTCATAGAAGTTTCTGCAGCAACTTCCCACCACTTGAATACATCATTATAAAATCTTTTGTAAGATTTTTGTTTTAAGTTAGGAAGATCCATTGCGGTAAGCAACTCATTTAAATTGGTCAGACCACAGCCAATTAACATAGCACCGGTCACAGCAGCATGATTTACAGTCATCTCCTtggtaaaattgttgtttttcaGACTAACTTGAAATTTTAAATTGCACATATCACATTTGAAATGAATCACCGACTCCAAGCCAATAAGTGTTTCTTTTATAACTTGTACATTGCTTATAGAACAACCGAATCCAGAATTGTGATTAGATGagttttatttgattaaaaaaatacataaaatcaaCAACTCTTCTGCCCTCAATTTGAAATAGAGAAGGAACTGGTTTATCCGGCTctaattcctaaaataaaaaaagatgtaTTAATTACATTGGAGGGTGGCTTAGGAGCTATGTATGTACTTGTTATACTTGTTTAATTCGAGTTATATACCAAATCATTATCTTCAACATTAATTGTATTTGTTTCTTGGTATGTTATGGTATTAATTTGTTTCTCTTCATTTGTTTTTCCTAGATCCGATATAAGTACATTATATAACTCCTAAAAGAAcgaaaataaaagtttacaTGATTGTTGTATAAGTCGTAttcattatttatatgtatttaatttttccaTATACATACACTGTCACTATCATGATTTTCTGTAGCAATACTGTTATCACTCTCTAGTAATGATTTTTCTAAGCATTCTTTTGTCCTCTCAGTAAATTTTAATCTGaacaaatattacaaaaaatatctgTTTTAAGATAGTGTTATGTTTTTAATTGATGTAACGAATGTATAATACTTTGTAGTTTCGGTcactaatattaaattaaaaatacctcTTCGCTGTCCTGGCATTCAGCacggattttttatttttactgtaACTGTATTTTTTGCGTTTGCTGCCCATTActgaaacattatttttattacaaacatTTATCAATGAATTGATCCTATTTATTCCGTAAAATGCTTTTCgtctagaccagg containing:
- the LOC121725361 gene encoding uncharacterized protein LOC121725361, which encodes MCNLKFQVSLKNNNFTKEMTVNHAAVTGAMLIGCGLTNLNELLTAMDLPNLKQKSYKRFYNDVFKWWEVAAETSMKEAAKEESALAIESGDVIDDIPSITVIADACWSKRSYRINYSAASGAGAIIGLKTGKVLHMQVKNKYCIICARSLTKSQPPPSHECTRNHAGSSSSMEQASIVEGFKTSVAKRNLIYSTLIADGDASTYKKILECRPYPNVQVQKIECSNHLLRNYCSKFIQLQKDTSIPLLERKLLTSERITRLRTAVRSAARFRNAQNNSLSEKIIKLRDDILNSPKHVFGNHNSCESYYCEGEKRNEPNLVPELKSLFSKIVAHTTQIALHSKSLLWDVNNNRAEQFNSIVAKHVGGKRINYSLKNSYTAR